One window of Alteriqipengyuania lutimaris genomic DNA carries:
- a CDS encoding inositol monophosphatase family protein, producing the protein MAAITGLIRVMERAARRAGNRLRRDFGEIEHLQVSRKGPADFVSKADMRAERSLYDDLLQARPGWGFLLEEAGEIAGEDDRAPRWVIDPLDGTSNFLHGIPHFAISIAAQERKLDGSGWGDVTAAVVYQPITDETFWAEKTRGAWLHDGRLRVSSRNRMSDALIATGIPFQGHGDFAEWSRIYGALGPEVAGIRRFGAASLDLAWVAAGRFDGFWESHLKPWDTAAGCLLVREAGGFVTDYRGRSQPIHHEQVLAGNDGLHSKMHKIVAASLR; encoded by the coding sequence ATGGCAGCGATTACCGGCCTCATTCGCGTGATGGAGCGCGCCGCACGCCGCGCAGGCAACCGCCTGCGCCGCGATTTCGGCGAGATCGAGCACTTGCAGGTCAGCCGCAAGGGTCCGGCGGATTTCGTCAGCAAGGCGGATATGCGTGCCGAGCGTTCGCTCTACGACGATCTGTTGCAGGCCCGCCCGGGCTGGGGCTTCCTGCTGGAGGAAGCGGGCGAAATCGCGGGCGAGGACGATCGCGCGCCGCGCTGGGTGATCGACCCGCTCGACGGGACGAGCAATTTTCTCCACGGCATCCCGCACTTCGCCATCTCGATCGCGGCGCAGGAGCGCAAGCTCGACGGATCGGGCTGGGGCGATGTGACTGCCGCCGTCGTCTACCAGCCGATCACCGACGAAACCTTCTGGGCGGAAAAGACGCGCGGCGCCTGGCTGCACGACGGGCGCCTGCGCGTCTCCTCGCGCAATCGCATGTCCGACGCGCTCATCGCGACCGGCATCCCCTTCCAAGGCCATGGCGACTTTGCCGAATGGAGCCGCATCTATGGTGCGCTCGGCCCCGAAGTCGCGGGCATCCGCCGCTTCGGTGCCGCATCGCTCGACCTCGCATGGGTTGCCGCGGGACGCTTCGACGGGTTCTGGGAAAGCCACCTCAAGCCGTGGGACACCGCTGCCGGCTGCCTGCTGGTGCGCGAGGCGGGCGGTTTCGTGACCGATTATCGCGGCCGCAGCCAGCCGATCCACCACGAGCAGGTGCTCGCGGGTAATGACGGCCTGCACTCCAAGATGCACAAGATCGTCGCCGCCTCGCTGCGCTGA
- a CDS encoding phosphoglycerate kinase encodes MTTFKTLDDLPADLSGKVALVRVDLNLPMRDGSATDVTRVEAAKPTILELCDRGAKVLLLAHFGRPKGQRHSTMSTSFVQDDVEEVLGKELMFISEVSGPVVAQSIGILGNGDVGLLDNVRFWPGEEANDADFAAGMAEHADFYVNDAFSAAHRAHASTEAIARLLPAYAGRAMEAELKALDAALGSPETPVAAVVGGAKVSTKLDVLENLVGKVQHLIIGGGMANTFLAARGADVGKSLCEHDLVDKANAIMDAADHAGCTVHLPYDVMVATEFAADPESLRTSNVHEVAADEMILDIGPQATEALADVLKTCKTLVWNGPLGAFETSPFDQATVSLARTAAALTKEGSLVSIAGGGDTVAALNVAGVADDFTYVSTAGGAFLEWMEGKPLPGVEALKNAAKA; translated from the coding sequence ATGACCACTTTCAAGACCCTCGACGATCTGCCTGCCGATCTTTCGGGTAAGGTCGCGCTCGTGCGCGTCGACCTCAACCTGCCGATGCGCGATGGCTCGGCGACCGATGTGACCCGGGTCGAGGCGGCGAAGCCGACGATCCTCGAACTGTGCGACAGGGGCGCCAAGGTTCTGCTGCTCGCGCATTTCGGGCGTCCCAAGGGCCAGCGCCATTCGACCATGTCGACCAGTTTCGTGCAGGACGATGTCGAGGAGGTGCTGGGCAAGGAACTGATGTTCATCTCCGAAGTCTCGGGCCCCGTGGTCGCACAGTCGATCGGCATCCTCGGCAATGGCGATGTCGGCCTGCTCGACAATGTGCGCTTCTGGCCGGGCGAAGAGGCGAACGACGCCGATTTCGCCGCAGGCATGGCCGAACATGCGGATTTCTACGTCAACGACGCCTTCTCCGCCGCGCACCGTGCGCATGCGAGCACCGAAGCGATTGCGCGCCTGCTGCCTGCCTATGCCGGGCGGGCGATGGAAGCGGAGCTGAAAGCGCTCGACGCGGCGCTCGGCAGTCCGGAAACGCCGGTAGCCGCGGTGGTCGGCGGGGCGAAGGTCTCGACCAAGCTCGACGTGCTCGAAAACCTCGTCGGCAAGGTGCAGCACCTGATCATCGGCGGCGGGATGGCCAACACCTTCCTCGCCGCACGCGGCGCGGATGTCGGCAAGTCGCTGTGCGAGCACGATCTCGTCGACAAGGCGAACGCGATCATGGACGCCGCCGATCATGCCGGCTGCACCGTGCACCTGCCCTACGATGTGATGGTGGCGACCGAATTCGCGGCCGATCCCGAATCGCTGCGGACGAGCAACGTCCACGAGGTCGCGGCGGACGAGATGATTCTCGATATAGGCCCGCAGGCGACCGAAGCGCTGGCGGACGTTCTCAAGACCTGCAAGACGCTCGTGTGGAACGGCCCGCTCGGGGCGTTCGAGACATCTCCTTTCGATCAGGCGACCGTCAGCCTCGCGCGCACGGCAGCGGCGCTGACCAAGGAAGGCTCGCTCGTCTCGATCGCCGGGGGCGGGGATACGGTCGCCGCGCTCAATGTCGCGGGCGTGGCCGATGATTTCACCTATGTCTCCACCGCCGGCGGCGCTTTCCTCGAATGGATGGAGGGCAAGCCGCTGCCCGGCGTCGAAGCGCTGAAGAACGCGGCAAAGGCCTGA
- a CDS encoding flavodoxin family protein produces MLDPTQERLCAENTTDFGDLSAMIVNCTLKRGDEPSHTDTLLDQVATIFEKVGVSVDRMRAINHDIAPGVYPDMTEHGADRDEWPQIWPRVKAADILVIGTPIWLGEKSSIAQGLIEKLYAHSGQTNDKGQYVFYGKVGGCIVTGNEDGIKHVSAGVLYAMSHVGYTIPPQADAGWIGEAGPGPSYGDEREDGSRAGFDNDFTRRNTTFATWNMLHMARMLKDAGGLPAYGNSQELWSDGMRFGSPDPQHRT; encoded by the coding sequence ATGCTGGACCCGACACAGGAGCGACTCTGCGCCGAAAATACCACGGATTTCGGTGACCTCAGCGCGATGATCGTGAATTGCACGCTCAAGCGCGGCGACGAGCCGAGCCATACCGACACGCTGCTGGATCAGGTCGCGACGATCTTCGAAAAGGTCGGCGTCTCGGTCGACCGGATGCGCGCGATCAACCACGATATCGCGCCCGGCGTCTATCCCGACATGACCGAGCATGGTGCCGACCGCGACGAATGGCCGCAGATCTGGCCGCGCGTGAAAGCCGCCGACATCCTCGTCATCGGAACGCCGATCTGGCTGGGCGAGAAAAGCTCAATCGCACAGGGCCTGATCGAGAAGCTCTATGCCCATTCGGGTCAGACCAACGACAAGGGCCAATACGTGTTCTACGGCAAGGTCGGCGGCTGTATCGTCACCGGCAACGAGGACGGGATAAAGCATGTCTCCGCAGGCGTGCTCTACGCGATGAGCCACGTGGGCTACACCATCCCGCCGCAGGCCGACGCAGGCTGGATCGGCGAGGCAGGCCCCGGCCCCAGCTACGGCGACGAGCGCGAGGATGGCAGCCGCGCCGGCTTCGACAACGACTTCACCCGTCGCAATACGACCTTCGCCACCTGGAACATGCTGCACATGGCGCGGATGCTGAAGGATGCGGGCGGCCTTCCCGCCTATGGCAATTCGCAGGAGCTTTGGAGCGACGGGATGCGCTTCGGCAGCCCCGACCCGCAGCACCGCACCTGA
- a CDS encoding fructose bisphosphate aldolase, which yields MDFEQMKAKIAQGKGFIAALDQSGGSTPKALAGYGVGEDEYSGEDEMFARIHEMRCRIVESPAFTGDKVVGAILFEKTMEGCNEEGMPIPERLAGKGIVPFLKVDKGMHDEANGVQLMKDMPQLADQCARAKELGVFGTKMRSVVHEANQQGIADAVRQQMDFGLQILGHGLVPILEPEVSLKSATRGEAEAHLLASFQEQLERVPEGQQVMLKLTIPTEPNLYLPLVEHPRVLRVVALSGGYERDEACRELAKNTGMIASFSRALLEELRAHMDDEKFNNALETAIDEIYSASVAG from the coding sequence ATGGATTTCGAACAGATGAAGGCGAAAATCGCCCAAGGTAAGGGCTTCATCGCTGCGCTCGACCAATCGGGCGGCTCCACGCCGAAGGCGCTCGCCGGATATGGTGTCGGCGAGGACGAATATTCGGGCGAAGACGAGATGTTCGCCAGGATCCACGAGATGCGCTGCCGCATCGTCGAAAGCCCAGCCTTCACGGGCGACAAGGTTGTCGGCGCGATTCTGTTCGAAAAGACCATGGAAGGCTGCAACGAGGAAGGCATGCCGATTCCCGAGCGGCTCGCAGGCAAGGGCATCGTGCCGTTCCTGAAGGTCGACAAGGGTATGCACGACGAGGCCAACGGCGTGCAGCTGATGAAGGACATGCCGCAGCTGGCCGACCAGTGCGCCCGCGCGAAGGAGCTCGGCGTGTTCGGCACCAAGATGCGCTCGGTGGTGCACGAGGCGAACCAGCAGGGCATCGCCGACGCGGTCCGCCAGCAGATGGATTTCGGCCTGCAGATCCTGGGACACGGCCTCGTCCCGATCCTCGAGCCCGAAGTCAGCCTCAAGTCCGCAACCAGGGGCGAGGCCGAGGCGCACCTGCTCGCATCCTTCCAGGAACAGCTCGAGCGCGTGCCGGAAGGCCAGCAGGTCATGCTGAAGCTGACCATCCCGACCGAGCCTAACCTCTACCTGCCGCTGGTCGAGCACCCCAGGGTGCTGCGCGTGGTGGCGCTGTCGGGCGGTTACGAGCGCGACGAGGCCTGCCGCGAGCTGGCCAAGAACACCGGCATGATCGCGAGCTTCAGCCGCGCGCTGCTCGAAGAACTGCGCGCGCATATGGACGACGAGAAGTTCAACAACGCGCTCGAAACCGCGATCGACGAAATTTACTCGGCGAGCGTCGCGGGCTGA
- a CDS encoding SLC13 family permease has protein sequence MLEAPSFHAIAAMIVTVAMFLGFARSKLSTEIVSLMTIAVIAVFLYFFPLPDMQPTDGLSIAFSGFGHYALITICALMIMGRGLVVSGALEPAANLLERLFKWNLQIGLLVSLIAAMVLSMAINDTPVLVLLLPIFVSLAARGALPASKTLIPLNAAVLIGGMATTIGTSTNILVVSIAVDLGMPEMGVFHYTPIVLFAAAIALPYLWLVMPRLLKDNRVEDTRPRRRFQARLRVSEDGPLTGEAIKDVLPRLSGDVTIHDPPTGTLQPQQRLLISGTQEGIEDAMRLLRGETAPEWVLSKIRRQAAARHEDVIVLELAVTADSRLIGRTLASSGIADLYGVAVLGVHRPERWVGGEQQYSEGDLRFAEGDVLMVTGLRHELEEFARSDSLLMLEGMRELPRRSKALLSAVIMGGAVFTASIGLFPIAISALAGAILMFLTGCVKFDRVGRALSAKVIVLVAASIAVGAIVEASGAAAWLGMALSIGLGELPPAAVLAAIMLFVTVLTNFASNATAATVGTPIAFSIATELGLPPEPLVLAVLFGCNLCYATPIAYQTNMLIMAEGSYEFSDYLRTGVPLVALMVTTLSVLLVLTYQL, from the coding sequence ATGCTCGAAGCTCCATCTTTCCACGCGATCGCGGCGATGATCGTGACGGTCGCCATGTTTCTCGGCTTCGCGCGCAGCAAGCTTTCGACCGAGATCGTTTCGCTGATGACCATCGCCGTCATTGCGGTGTTCCTCTATTTCTTTCCGCTGCCCGACATGCAGCCGACCGACGGGCTGAGCATCGCGTTCTCGGGCTTCGGGCACTACGCGCTGATCACGATCTGCGCGCTGATGATCATGGGGCGCGGGCTGGTCGTCTCCGGCGCGCTGGAGCCTGCCGCAAACCTGCTCGAACGGCTGTTCAAGTGGAACCTGCAGATCGGCCTGCTGGTCTCGCTCATCGCGGCGATGGTCCTGTCGATGGCGATCAACGATACGCCCGTGCTGGTCCTGCTGTTGCCGATCTTCGTCAGCCTTGCCGCGCGGGGCGCCTTGCCTGCGTCCAAGACGCTGATCCCGCTCAACGCTGCGGTCCTGATCGGCGGCATGGCGACCACCATCGGCACCTCGACCAACATCCTCGTCGTGTCGATCGCAGTCGATCTTGGCATGCCCGAGATGGGCGTGTTCCACTACACCCCGATCGTGCTGTTCGCGGCGGCGATCGCGCTGCCCTATCTCTGGCTGGTCATGCCGCGCCTGCTCAAGGACAACCGCGTCGAAGACACGCGCCCGCGCCGCCGCTTCCAGGCGCGTCTGCGGGTAAGCGAGGACGGGCCGCTGACGGGCGAGGCGATCAAGGACGTCCTCCCGCGCCTGTCGGGCGACGTGACCATCCACGACCCGCCGACAGGCACGCTGCAACCGCAGCAGCGCCTGCTGATTTCGGGCACGCAGGAGGGGATCGAGGATGCGATGCGCCTGCTGCGTGGCGAGACCGCGCCCGAATGGGTCCTGTCCAAGATCAGGCGGCAGGCGGCGGCGCGGCACGAAGACGTGATCGTGCTGGAACTCGCGGTGACCGCGGATTCACGCCTCATCGGGCGGACGCTCGCCAGCTCGGGCATCGCCGACCTCTATGGCGTCGCCGTGCTCGGCGTGCACCGGCCCGAGCGCTGGGTGGGTGGCGAGCAGCAGTATTCCGAAGGGGACCTGCGCTTCGCCGAGGGCGACGTGCTGATGGTGACCGGGCTTCGCCACGAGCTTGAGGAATTCGCACGCAGCGACAGCCTCCTGATGCTCGAAGGCATGCGCGAGCTGCCACGCCGTTCGAAGGCGCTGCTCTCCGCCGTCATCATGGGTGGGGCCGTGTTTACCGCATCGATCGGCCTGTTTCCCATCGCCATATCCGCGCTGGCGGGCGCCATCCTGATGTTCCTGACCGGCTGCGTGAAGTTCGACCGCGTCGGCCGGGCCCTGTCGGCCAAGGTCATCGTGCTGGTTGCCGCAAGCATTGCGGTGGGCGCGATCGTCGAGGCGAGCGGCGCGGCCGCGTGGCTGGGCATGGCGCTTTCCATCGGACTGGGGGAGCTTCCTCCCGCCGCCGTGCTGGCGGCGATCATGCTGTTCGTGACCGTGCTGACCAACTTCGCGTCCAATGCCACGGCGGCGACGGTCGGCACGCCGATCGCCTTCTCCATCGCAACCGAGCTGGGGCTGCCGCCGGAACCACTGGTCCTCGCCGTGCTGTTCGGCTGCAACCTGTGCTACGCCACGCCGATCGCCTACCAGACGAACATGCTGATCATGGCGGAGGGGTCCTACGAGTTCTCCGACTACCTGCGGACCGGCGTGCCGCTGGTCGCGCTGATGGTGACGACGCTCTCCGTCCTGCTGGTGCTCACCTACCAGCTCTAG
- the efp gene encoding elongation factor P, which translates to MKISGVDIRPGNIIEYEGGIWKVAKIQHTQPGKGGAYMQVEMKNLQDGRKTNVRFRSADTVEKVRLDTKDYQFLYEDGEFLVFMDTDTYEQINLPSDLLGDARPFLQDGMTVTLELWEEKPISVALPEQVEAEIVEADAVVKGQTASSSYKPAVLDNGVRIMVPPHIESGTRIIVDVYEQSYVGKAG; encoded by the coding sequence ATGAAAATCAGCGGCGTCGATATCCGCCCCGGCAACATCATCGAATACGAAGGCGGCATCTGGAAGGTCGCCAAGATCCAGCATACCCAGCCGGGCAAGGGCGGGGCCTACATGCAGGTCGAGATGAAGAACCTGCAGGACGGCCGCAAGACCAACGTGCGCTTCCGCAGCGCCGACACGGTCGAGAAGGTCCGGCTCGATACCAAGGACTACCAGTTCCTGTACGAGGATGGCGAGTTTCTGGTGTTCATGGACACCGACACCTACGAACAGATCAACCTGCCCAGCGACCTGCTCGGCGATGCGCGTCCCTTCCTGCAGGACGGGATGACCGTCACGCTCGAACTGTGGGAAGAAAAGCCGATCTCGGTCGCGTTGCCCGAACAGGTCGAGGCCGAGATTGTCGAGGCCGACGCGGTGGTGAAGGGGCAGACCGCCTCCTCCAGCTACAAGCCCGCGGTGCTCGATAACGGCGTGCGCATCATGGTGCCGCCGCATATCGAAAGCGGCACGCGGATCATCGTTGACGTCTACGAACAGAGCTATGTCGGGAAGGCAGGCTGA
- a CDS encoding amidohydrolase, protein MLKHVWMASAALALAMGTSGASPAMAQAGDAAVAAELRAGVAEDMPGLMELYRDLHANPELSFEEVETAAKLAERMRALGFEVTEGVGRTGVVAVMRNGDGPTVMLRADMDGLPVVEQTGLPFASTVTATPATGVETGVMHACGHDTHMAGWIGAAQQLVDHKDEWQGTLVMILQPAEEVGLGALAMLEDGLYERFPKPDYAVAFHDAAQFPAGTIGFSPGYALANVDSVDITVKGIGGHGAYPQATKDPVVLASAIVMKLQTLVSRELSPLEPGVVTVGSFRSGSKHNIISDEAKLQLTVRSYTDESRKLLLDGIARIARGEAMSAGLPEELMPVVEVEDPYTPSTYNDPEFTEMLMAGFRDRFGEDRVMQVPSVMGGEDFSQFRRAAPEDVKSLIFWIGGVPQDEWEAAQAGEASLPSLHSPFWAPDAEKVIATGAEALAAAAIDLMPVGGN, encoded by the coding sequence ATGCTCAAGCATGTTTGGATGGCGAGCGCAGCGCTGGCGCTGGCAATGGGAACGAGTGGCGCGAGCCCGGCGATGGCGCAGGCGGGCGATGCTGCGGTGGCGGCCGAGCTGCGCGCGGGCGTGGCCGAGGACATGCCCGGCCTCATGGAACTCTACCGCGATCTCCACGCCAACCCCGAACTGAGTTTCGAGGAGGTCGAAACCGCCGCCAAACTGGCCGAAAGGATGCGCGCGCTGGGCTTCGAGGTAACCGAAGGCGTCGGCCGGACCGGCGTGGTCGCAGTGATGCGCAACGGCGACGGGCCGACCGTGATGCTGCGCGCCGACATGGACGGGCTGCCGGTGGTCGAGCAGACTGGACTGCCCTTCGCCTCCACCGTCACCGCAACGCCCGCGACCGGCGTCGAAACCGGCGTGATGCACGCTTGCGGCCACGACACCCACATGGCCGGCTGGATCGGCGCCGCGCAGCAGCTGGTCGATCACAAGGACGAGTGGCAGGGCACGCTGGTGATGATCCTCCAGCCTGCGGAAGAAGTGGGCCTGGGCGCGCTCGCCATGCTCGAAGATGGGCTCTACGAGCGGTTTCCGAAGCCCGATTACGCCGTCGCCTTCCACGATGCGGCGCAGTTCCCGGCAGGGACGATCGGCTTCTCGCCCGGCTACGCGCTCGCCAATGTCGACAGCGTCGATATCACGGTGAAGGGCATCGGCGGCCACGGCGCCTACCCGCAGGCGACCAAGGATCCGGTGGTCCTCGCCAGTGCCATCGTCATGAAGCTGCAGACGCTAGTGAGCCGCGAGCTGTCGCCGCTCGAGCCCGGGGTCGTGACCGTCGGCAGCTTCCGCTCGGGGTCGAAGCACAACATCATTTCGGACGAGGCGAAGCTGCAGCTGACCGTGCGCAGCTATACCGACGAATCGCGCAAGCTCCTGCTCGACGGGATCGCCCGGATCGCACGGGGCGAGGCGATGAGTGCAGGCCTGCCCGAAGAGCTGATGCCGGTGGTGGAGGTGGAGGATCCTTACACCCCCTCGACCTATAACGACCCCGAATTCACCGAGATGCTGATGGCGGGTTTCCGCGACCGCTTCGGCGAGGATCGCGTGATGCAGGTGCCCAGCGTGATGGGCGGGGAAGACTTCAGCCAGTTCCGCCGGGCCGCGCCCGAGGATGTGAAATCACTGATCTTCTGGATCGGCGGCGTCCCGCAGGATGAGTGGGAAGCGGCGCAGGCGGGCGAAGCCTCGCTGCCGTCGCTCCACAGCCCGTTCTGGGCGCCCGATGCGGAGAAGGTGATCGCGACCGGTGCCGAAGCGCTTGCTGCGGCGGCGATCGATCTGATGCCGGTCGGCGGCAACTGA
- a CDS encoding M23 family metallopeptidase, protein MVRFEKNRPPKRKTMGLVDRILTIIVTATITSMVWIVAGGSLIELSDGDGQIEKTRPGAAASEKNRPVTAETVSAEEASAEKNARAERDANVASLDRGTATSPRNRELGQLVIPVLNVRPDDLSDSFLAERGDGSRLHEAIDIMAPKGTSVIAAAPGTIERIYQSQTGGNSLYVRSSDKRTIYYYAHLDKYAPGLKEGQSVRRGQRLGAVGTTGNAAPDAPHLHFAIMRTTEDAEWWEPTNAINPFPLLTADAE, encoded by the coding sequence ATGGTTAGGTTCGAGAAAAACAGGCCACCCAAGCGTAAGACCATGGGGCTGGTCGACCGCATCCTGACCATCATCGTCACGGCCACGATCACCTCGATGGTGTGGATCGTGGCGGGCGGCAGCCTGATCGAACTCTCCGACGGCGACGGCCAGATCGAAAAAACGCGGCCGGGCGCAGCCGCTTCCGAGAAGAATAGGCCGGTGACTGCCGAAACGGTCTCTGCCGAGGAGGCAAGTGCGGAAAAGAATGCGCGGGCCGAGCGCGATGCCAATGTCGCATCGCTCGATCGCGGTACGGCCACGTCGCCGCGTAATCGCGAGCTTGGCCAGTTGGTGATACCCGTCCTCAATGTGCGGCCCGACGATCTCTCCGACAGCTTCCTGGCGGAGCGGGGCGACGGTTCGCGCCTGCACGAGGCGATCGATATCATGGCGCCCAAGGGCACCAGTGTGATCGCCGCAGCTCCGGGAACGATCGAGCGTATCTACCAGTCGCAGACGGGTGGCAATTCGCTCTACGTACGCTCGTCCGACAAGCGCACGATCTACTATTACGCGCATCTCGACAAATATGCGCCCGGCCTGAAAGAAGGGCAGAGCGTGCGCCGCGGGCAGCGCCTCGGCGCGGTCGGCACGACCGGCAATGCCGCGCCCGATGCGCCGCACCTTCACTTCGCGATCATGCGGACCACCGAGGATGCCGAGTGGTGGGAACCGACCAACGCGATCAATCCGTTCCCGCTGCTGACGGCCGACGCCGAGTAG
- the thiE gene encoding thiamine phosphate synthase, giving the protein MNDSNSTIPHVPTQLYLISPLDVGGDFPQRLARALEAGAGHVTAFQFRVKGFDGSAGQHEAAALAQPLQEICAAHEVAFIVNDDIALAKRLKADGVHLGQEDGTVAEARDALGMQAQIGVTCHASRHLAMEAGEAGADYVAFGAFFPSTTKDKGNAERPQPEILEWWTQIFELPCVAIGGITPENCVPLIEAGADFLAVSGAVWNGDEAKTVQAFVEVLEGHG; this is encoded by the coding sequence ATGAACGACAGCAACAGCACGATCCCGCACGTACCGACGCAGCTTTACCTGATCTCGCCGCTGGATGTGGGCGGCGATTTCCCGCAACGGCTCGCGCGCGCGCTGGAGGCGGGGGCAGGGCATGTCACCGCGTTCCAGTTCCGCGTGAAGGGGTTCGACGGGTCGGCGGGCCAGCACGAGGCCGCGGCGCTTGCGCAGCCTTTGCAGGAAATCTGCGCCGCGCACGAGGTCGCCTTCATCGTCAACGACGACATCGCGCTGGCGAAGCGCCTCAAGGCCGATGGCGTCCATCTCGGCCAAGAGGACGGCACGGTGGCCGAAGCGCGCGATGCGCTGGGCATGCAGGCGCAGATCGGGGTAACCTGCCACGCCAGCCGCCACCTCGCGATGGAAGCGGGCGAGGCAGGGGCGGACTATGTCGCCTTCGGCGCGTTCTTCCCCAGTACCACGAAGGACAAGGGCAATGCCGAGCGGCCTCAGCCGGAAATCCTCGAATGGTGGACCCAGATCTTCGAACTCCCCTGTGTTGCCATCGGCGGAATTACGCCGGAGAATTGCGTCCCGCTGATTGAAGCGGGCGCGGATTTCCTCGCCGTGTCGGGTGCGGTATGGAACGGTGACGAGGCAAAGACCGTTCAGGCTTTCGTGGAGGTGCTCGAGGGGCATGGTTAG
- a CDS encoding PaaI family thioesterase has protein sequence MSENQGVGDESGQGLVDVTEGEFAGWQVWQSDAFEQRAGPFYEKRADDGSMIAAFRAEPRHMNGAGFMHGGCLMTFADAAIFTIARDAMGDSHGVTLTLTGDFLDPARVGQLIEATGEVVRAGGKTIFVAGIVKADGKPVLRFDGIIRKVRGER, from the coding sequence ATGAGCGAGAACCAGGGGGTAGGCGACGAGAGCGGGCAAGGCCTCGTCGATGTGACCGAGGGCGAGTTCGCGGGCTGGCAGGTGTGGCAGTCCGACGCCTTCGAGCAGCGCGCGGGACCGTTCTACGAAAAACGGGCCGACGACGGGTCGATGATCGCCGCGTTCCGGGCCGAGCCGCGCCACATGAACGGTGCGGGCTTCATGCATGGTGGCTGCCTTATGACCTTCGCGGACGCCGCGATCTTCACGATCGCGCGCGATGCGATGGGCGACAGCCACGGCGTGACCCTGACGCTGACGGGCGATTTCCTCGACCCCGCGCGGGTCGGGCAACTGATCGAAGCGACGGGCGAGGTGGTGCGCGCGGGCGGCAAGACGATCTTCGTCGCCGGGATCGTCAAGGCCGACGGCAAGCCCGTGCTGCGCTTCGATGGCATTATCCGCAAGGTGCGCGGGGAGCGCTGA